The Chlorocebus sabaeus isolate Y175 chromosome 1, mChlSab1.0.hap1, whole genome shotgun sequence genome includes a region encoding these proteins:
- the CALCB gene encoding calcitonin gene-related peptide 2 — MGFQKFSLFLALSILVLYQAGSLQAAPFRSALESSPDPATLSEEEARLLLAALVQDYVQMKASELEQEQETGGYSSAAQKRACNTATCVTHRLAGLLSRSGGMVKSNFVPTNVGSKAFGRRRRDLQA; from the exons ATGGGTTTCCAGAAGTTCTCCCTCTTCCTGGCTCTCAGTATCTTGGTCCTCTACCAGGCGGGCAGCCTCCAGGCGGCGCCATTCAG ATCAGCCCTGGAGAGCAGCCCAGATCCGGCCACGCTCAGTGAAGAGGAAGCGCGCCTCCTGCTGGCTGCACTGGTGCAGGACTATGTGCAGATGAAGGCCAGTGagctggagcaggagcaggagacaGGGGGCTACAG CTCTGCTGCCCAGAAGAGAGCCTGCAACACTGCCACCTGTGTGACTCATCGGCTGGCAGGCTTGCTGAGCAGATCAGGGGGCATGGTGAAGAGCAACTTCGTGCCCACCAATGTGGGTTCCAAAGCCTTTGGCAGGCGCCGCAGGGACCTTCAAGCCTGA